The following coding sequences lie in one Helicoverpa zea isolate HzStark_Cry1AcR chromosome 2, ilHelZeax1.1, whole genome shotgun sequence genomic window:
- the LOC124643102 gene encoding dentin sialophosphoprotein-like yields the protein MAQAEDTELRDLVIEALERNGSLAKIRALLRANIFLAFEDECENLKQNVNLDNILKLPEGIIALSVVHEFLEFCCLKNTLFVYRSESRQGNEYNYGGKKKLAEKLNLPKCDNQKEPLLLTLIKNMLSPHQKKYYDPNAISNYNNHEPHDGKNYRDEQNSTYILHEDSQSSTTSNSQSDNSSDEKNKLHLRLQLDNSDTDTSSDSARDKTSSEYIPGDHILQMDNNSTPAIHDTPKSNDPGDARDQNKSVTYNRPRNETSLLMNELKLTTNSSSDSTSYLDLKPFNSLDEKMLNTAGLPIVEALPMDQSNTNLLLGTNVQNDLSPAKSGTSSSNSVSHKQENVNKVIEVSEKKSQASGKSDGDTAEFSYGDDFSSSPVSKLKENKDQPTKLTEPTQDVLEKSLNKNATIESPHQTSQSSQSSVPLSDVADLISEKSSLSITNVRSKKSESNNSKGKTDPKQSQVHSDDSGDFTESPIPSLSNLSLDIHSD from the coding sequence atggcACAAGCAGAAGATACTGAACTAAGAGATTTGGTTATAGAAGCGTTAGAGAGAAACGGATCGTTGGCCAAAATACGAGCGTTGCTAagggcaaatatttttttagcttttgaAGATGAATGTGAAAACCTGAAACAGAATGTTAACCTGGACAACATTCTTAAACTACCCGAAGGTATTATAGCTCTATCTGTTGTGCACGAGTTCCTAGAGTTTTGTTGTTTGAAAAACACGTTGTTCGTGTACAGGTCGGAGTCCCGACAGGGAAACGAGTATAACTACGGCGGTAAGAAAAAGTTAGCTGAGAAGTTGAACTTACCTAAATGTGATAACCAAAAAGAACCTCTCTTGCTCACATTAATTAAGAATATGTTATCCCCTCaccagaaaaaatattatgaccCCAATGCTATCTCAAATTATAACAATCATGAGCCACATGATGGTAAGAATTACAGAGATGAACAAAATTCCACTTATATTCTTCATGAAGACTCACAGAGCAGTACCACAAGTAATTCTCAGTCAGATAATTCTtctgatgaaaaaaataaactacatcTGCGGCTACAGCTTGACAATTCAGATACAGATACTTCTAGTGACTCTGCGAGGGACAAAACAAGTTCTGAATACATTCCGGGAGACCATATCCTTCAAATGGACAATAATAGCACTCCAGCTATCCATGATACACCAAAATCAAATGATCCTGGAGATGCAAGAGATCAAAACAAGTCAGTAACTTACAACAGACCGAGAAATGAGACTTCATTGTTAATGAATGAATTAAAATTGACTACGAATAGCAGTAGTGACTCTACCTCATATTTAGATTTAAAACCTTTTAACTCATTAGATGAAAAAATGCTCAATACAGCAGGCTTACCAATTGTGGAAGCCCTTCCCATGGATCAGAGTAATACAAACCTTTTATTAGGAACAAATGTCCAAAATGATTTATCACCAGCAAAATCTGGAACATCGAGTAGCAACTCTGTATCtcacaaacaagaaaatgtGAATAAGGTTATAGAAGTCAGTGAGAAAAAATCACAAGCATCTGGAAAGTCAGATGGAGATACTGCTGAATTTAGTTACGGTGATGATTTTTCATCATCACCCGTTTCtaagttaaaagaaaataaagaccAGCCTACAAAATTGACAGAGCCAACTCAAGATGTATTAGAAAAAAGTTTAAACAAGAATGCCACAATAGAAAGTCCACATCAAACATCCCAAAGCTCACAGAGTTCTGTGCCACTCTCTGATGTTGCAGATCTAATAAGTGAGAAAAGTTCCTTAAGTATAACAAACGTGAGGTCAAAGAAATCTGAAAGTAATAACTCCAAGGGGAAAACAGATCCTAAACAAAGTCAGGTCCATAGCGATGATTCCGGTGATTTTACCGAGTCACCTATACCCTCTTTGTCGAATTTGAGTCTTGACATACACAGTGATTGA